The proteins below are encoded in one region of Pseudonocardia sp. DSM 110487:
- a CDS encoding polysaccharide pyruvyl transferase family protein, translating to MTRSGAGLRIVVQNGEYWLSNKGDLAMLDVTLRRLHRQWPAARLGVITSAPLLLRAFAPATEPLTVTGPGAWPRSGLAARLASRLGPGVAGPPSIAWLSARDRVDGLWQRVVRRLGVRLPAASGWVPDAASGATLVLAIGGGYLTDVDAEQVHRTLDLLEHAADRGIPTAMVGQGLGPLDEPVLRERARAVLPRVDLIALREGRTGPGLLAGLGVAAERIVVTGDDAIELGYAARRDEPGSDIGLCLRAAGYSPVARAARASVASTVTTLATETGSTIRPLIISEYRSEDRRSTLPLVAGFPRVTPVLGRYATPHELARRVAHCRVLVTGAYHLAVFALSQGIPVVGLSSSRYYDDKLHGLRDMFGGGLEPIRLDDPDLDKRLGQAVRSAWDRAGELREPLRERAREQIAASRQAYERVFALVERTDPVANRA from the coding sequence GTGACGAGATCGGGGGCCGGGTTGCGGATCGTGGTACAGAACGGCGAGTACTGGCTGTCCAACAAGGGCGATCTGGCGATGCTCGACGTCACCCTGCGCCGACTGCACCGGCAGTGGCCTGCAGCGCGCCTCGGGGTGATCACGAGCGCTCCGCTGCTGCTGCGCGCGTTCGCTCCTGCCACCGAGCCGCTCACCGTCACGGGCCCGGGGGCGTGGCCACGATCCGGCCTCGCGGCGCGGCTCGCGTCCCGCCTCGGTCCGGGGGTGGCCGGTCCTCCCTCGATCGCGTGGCTGTCGGCTCGGGACCGGGTGGACGGCCTCTGGCAGCGCGTCGTGCGGCGGCTCGGCGTGCGCCTGCCTGCGGCGTCGGGTTGGGTCCCCGATGCGGCGTCCGGCGCCACGCTGGTGTTGGCGATCGGCGGTGGCTACCTCACCGACGTCGACGCCGAGCAGGTGCACCGCACGCTCGACCTCCTCGAACACGCTGCCGATCGCGGCATCCCCACCGCGATGGTCGGGCAGGGCCTCGGCCCGCTCGACGAACCCGTGCTGCGGGAACGGGCCCGCGCGGTGCTGCCACGCGTCGACCTGATCGCGCTGCGAGAAGGGCGGACCGGCCCCGGGCTGCTCGCCGGGCTCGGCGTCGCGGCCGAGCGGATCGTGGTCACGGGCGACGACGCCATCGAGCTGGGCTACGCCGCACGCCGCGACGAGCCGGGATCCGACATCGGCCTGTGCCTGCGGGCCGCGGGTTACTCACCGGTGGCACGGGCCGCAAGGGCCTCGGTGGCCAGCACGGTCACGACACTCGCCACCGAGACCGGGAGCACGATCCGGCCACTGATCATCTCCGAGTACCGCTCCGAGGACCGCCGCTCGACCCTCCCCCTCGTCGCCGGGTTCCCCCGGGTCACACCGGTGCTGGGCCGCTACGCCACCCCGCACGAGCTCGCCCGCCGGGTTGCCCACTGCCGCGTGCTCGTCACCGGCGCGTACCACCTCGCGGTGTTCGCGCTGTCCCAGGGCATCCCCGTCGTCGGCCTCAGCTCGTCCCGGTACTACGACGACAAGCTCCACGGCCTGCGCGACATGTTCGGGGGCGGGCTGGAGCCGATCCGGCTCGACGACCCGGACCTCGACAAGCGCCTCGGGCAGGCCGTGCGCAGCGCATGGGACCGTGCGGGCGAGCTGCGCGAGCCGCTGCGCGAACGGGCCCGCGAGCAGATCGCGGCGAGCCGGCAGGCCTACGAGCGCGTCTTCGCCCTCGTCGAGCGCACCGACCCCGTGGCCAACCGCGCCTGA
- a CDS encoding NAD(P)-dependent oxidoreductase — translation MPLSHTAAPDPPSPARPERMRYLVTGGRGFIGRHLIRRLLAMGAEVHATTRAGRSLEPGPRWWVCDLADLAATQHVVSEVRPDVVVHLASRAAGTRALDAVVPMLADNLLSAVHVMTASAAVPSCRAVLAGSIEEIAATGNGGAQSPYAASKIAATAYAELFRDLWDLPVTVLRLAMVYGPDEPNRKRLVPYVIDSLLRGAAPELSSGRRRVDWVYVADVVDALLSASTEPGAAGRVLDIGSGSVHSIHEAVELIADTIDANVAPAFGRLPDRAKERDLVADIGPAVQHLRWQPKVDLATGIARTVDWHLAQMTGPARREAAQRRTA, via the coding sequence ATGCCGTTATCGCATACCGCCGCACCGGATCCGCCGAGTCCTGCCCGGCCGGAGCGGATGCGCTATCTCGTCACCGGCGGTCGGGGCTTCATCGGCCGCCACCTGATCCGTCGACTGCTGGCGATGGGCGCCGAGGTCCATGCGACGACCCGGGCAGGGCGCTCCCTCGAGCCCGGGCCGCGCTGGTGGGTGTGTGATCTGGCCGACCTGGCCGCCACCCAGCACGTGGTGAGCGAGGTCCGACCCGACGTCGTCGTACACCTCGCGAGCCGAGCCGCCGGAACGCGTGCGCTCGATGCCGTCGTCCCCATGCTCGCCGACAACCTGCTCAGCGCCGTCCACGTCATGACGGCCTCGGCCGCCGTTCCCAGTTGCCGTGCGGTGCTCGCAGGATCGATCGAGGAGATCGCCGCCACCGGCAACGGCGGTGCGCAGTCGCCGTACGCCGCGTCGAAGATCGCCGCGACCGCATACGCGGAGCTGTTCCGCGACCTGTGGGACCTGCCGGTCACCGTGCTACGCCTGGCCATGGTCTACGGACCCGACGAGCCGAACCGCAAGCGGCTGGTGCCCTACGTCATCGACAGTCTCCTGCGGGGAGCCGCACCCGAACTGAGCAGCGGACGCCGCCGGGTGGACTGGGTCTACGTCGCCGACGTGGTCGACGCCCTGCTCTCCGCCTCGACCGAGCCCGGCGCGGCCGGGAGGGTGCTCGATATCGGCTCCGGATCCGTGCACTCGATCCACGAGGCCGTCGAACTGATCGCCGACACCATCGATGCGAACGTCGCGCCGGCCTTCGGCCGGCTCCCCGACCGTGCGAAGGAGCGCGACCTGGTCGCGGACATCGGGCCGGCCGTCCAGCACCTGCGCTGGCAACCCAAGGTGGACCTGGCCACCGGAATCGCCCGCACCGTCGACTGGCACCTCGCGCAGATGACCGGGCCGGCTCGGCGCGAGGCCGCGCAGCGACGCACGGCATAG